The Streptomyces sp. NL15-2K genome contains a region encoding:
- a CDS encoding FAD-dependent oxidoreductase yields MTTIAVVGTGLAGVRAAEALRADGYDGRLVLVGEEAAQPYDRPPLSKQVLLGKCESQDIALTDDDLRAVLDAEWLLGTRATALDPASRALTLADGRNLHADGVVIATGARARTLPGMPRLRGVHTLRTLDDAHRLREDLSRPGRVVVVGGGFIGAEVASSARALGHEVTIVEYEQKPLLRQLGPDAAGILGRLHTDHGVALVTGVAVTGLVGEDGVRAVELSDGRSLPADVVVVGVGAVPNTEWLTGSGVACDNGVLTDERCRTTVLGVVAAGDVAAYRCRGGRLRIEHWTNARDMPVIAAGSLLATLRGQDPTGQPVHDPLPYVWSDQYGVHLQIAGRPGVDDVLELVSGSFDDSFAAVYRRDGEISGVLAVDSPREFGRLRRDLRSAWSIR; encoded by the coding sequence ATGACCACGATCGCCGTCGTCGGCACCGGACTGGCGGGCGTCAGAGCCGCCGAAGCCCTCCGCGCCGACGGCTACGACGGGCGTCTCGTGCTGGTCGGCGAGGAAGCCGCACAGCCCTACGACCGGCCTCCGTTGTCCAAGCAGGTCCTGCTGGGCAAGTGCGAGAGCCAGGACATCGCGCTGACGGACGATGACCTGCGTGCCGTGCTCGACGCCGAATGGCTGCTCGGTACCCGCGCCACCGCTCTCGATCCGGCCTCACGGGCGCTCACCCTCGCCGACGGGCGAAACCTGCACGCGGACGGTGTGGTCATCGCCACGGGAGCCCGCGCTCGCACACTCCCCGGAATGCCGCGGCTGCGTGGGGTGCACACCCTCCGCACGCTCGATGACGCACACCGATTGCGCGAGGACCTGTCCCGGCCCGGCCGGGTCGTCGTGGTGGGAGGCGGGTTCATCGGCGCGGAGGTCGCCTCCTCGGCGCGTGCCCTCGGACACGAGGTGACCATTGTCGAGTACGAACAGAAGCCGCTGCTACGTCAGTTGGGTCCCGACGCCGCCGGCATCCTGGGTCGCCTGCACACGGACCACGGGGTCGCTCTGGTGACCGGCGTGGCTGTCACGGGCCTCGTCGGCGAGGACGGGGTGCGAGCGGTGGAGTTGTCCGACGGCCGCTCCCTTCCCGCGGACGTGGTGGTCGTCGGCGTGGGAGCCGTGCCCAACACCGAGTGGCTGACGGGTTCCGGTGTCGCCTGCGACAACGGCGTTCTCACGGACGAGCGGTGCCGGACCACCGTGCTCGGGGTCGTCGCGGCGGGCGACGTGGCCGCGTACCGCTGCCGCGGCGGGCGGCTGCGCATCGAGCACTGGACCAACGCGCGGGACATGCCGGTCATCGCGGCCGGATCGCTGCTGGCCACGTTGCGAGGGCAGGACCCCACGGGACAACCGGTCCACGACCCGCTGCCCTATGTGTGGTCGGACCAGTACGGCGTCCACCTCCAGATCGCCGGCCGACCTGGCGTCGACGACGTGCTCGAACTCGTCTCGGGCTCGTTCGACGACAGCTTCGCAGCCGTGTACCGGCGCGACGGCGAGATCTCCGGCGTCCTCGCGGTCGACAGCCCAAGGGAGTTCGGACGGCTGCGGCGGGATCTCCGCAGCGCCTGGAGCATCCGGTAG
- a CDS encoding winged helix-turn-helix domain-containing protein: MTPAGRRRRESVRMQAAELYEQEIKPSEVARRLRVSVKSAYHWHQLWRDGGRKALASRGPSGSRCRLSPRCLEKLAAYLDEGPAAHGWVEDQVWTAARVATLIGRKFHVSYSVSGATRLMHRLGFSPQVPARRVAERDEQAVTAWKEATWAEVKGPGRPAGATSASRTKQGSPGSRHGDEPGAGEGAPRS, encoded by the coding sequence CTGACCCCTGCGGGACGTCGGCGCCGGGAGTCGGTTCGGATGCAGGCGGCCGAGTTGTACGAGCAGGAGATCAAGCCGTCGGAGGTCGCACGGCGGCTTCGGGTGAGTGTGAAGTCGGCTTACCACTGGCACCAGTTGTGGCGGGACGGCGGTCGTAAGGCTCTGGCTTCCCGCGGCCCGAGCGGATCACGTTGCCGGCTGTCCCCGCGCTGTCTGGAGAAACTGGCCGCGTACCTCGATGAGGGCCCGGCCGCCCACGGCTGGGTGGAGGACCAGGTGTGGACTGCCGCCCGGGTGGCCACGCTGATCGGCAGGAAGTTTCACGTCTCCTACAGCGTCTCCGGCGCCACGAGGCTGATGCACCGGCTCGGCTTCAGCCCGCAGGTCCCCGCACGCAGAGTCGCCGAGCGCGACGAGCAGGCTGTGACCGCCTGGAAGGAGGCGACCTGGGCGGAGGTAAAAGGGCCCGGGCGGCCTGCGGGGGCTACATCTGCTTCGAGGACGAAGCAGGGTTCACCCGGAAGCCGCCACGGGGACGAACCTGGGGCCGGCGAGGGCGCACCCCGGTCGTGA
- a CDS encoding cytochrome P450 — translation MPIARNLTSKDLYADPYPVYRELRDDEPWAWSDGLGLWLVSRYEDVVFVDEHPEIFTAHQENSLAERTMGLVMIRTDGDAHRRLRSAVDGPLKRRNVRQQWSAGLTSHATELAARLAEKPEFDLVTDFAAPFAAQALMRTAGLPDVTTEQVVEWSRAFIAGLANHDDDPAVWERAGRARAEVGELVREAVARVTAAPDHTVISAMVHAELAEPLSAEEIATQVRLMISGGFNEPWHALATLVWQLCEQPQLRDRVLADSEALDAAIEETMRWLTPVGAFPRQLAVDHTVGDVTLRAGDKLLALAASANRDDRKFAAPDAFDIDRPELSDHLAFSLGAHYCLGTYLAREQLRTAVPALFNSLTGLRVTSTPNLVGWMFRGPESVLMRHDAQGVKGAAQ, via the coding sequence ATGCCCATCGCACGCAATCTCACCAGCAAGGACCTCTACGCCGATCCGTATCCCGTCTACCGCGAACTCAGGGACGACGAGCCCTGGGCCTGGTCGGACGGGCTCGGTCTGTGGCTCGTCAGCCGCTACGAGGACGTCGTCTTCGTCGACGAGCACCCCGAGATCTTCACCGCGCACCAGGAGAACTCCCTCGCCGAACGCACCATGGGTCTGGTCATGATCCGAACCGACGGCGACGCCCACCGCAGGCTGCGCTCGGCGGTGGACGGCCCGCTGAAGCGTCGCAACGTGCGTCAGCAGTGGTCGGCGGGGCTCACCTCGCACGCCACGGAACTCGCCGCGCGGTTGGCCGAGAAGCCGGAGTTCGACCTGGTGACGGACTTCGCGGCGCCGTTCGCCGCTCAGGCGCTGATGCGGACGGCGGGGCTGCCCGACGTGACCACCGAGCAGGTGGTCGAGTGGTCGCGTGCCTTCATCGCGGGTCTGGCCAACCACGACGACGACCCCGCGGTCTGGGAACGGGCCGGACGCGCCAGGGCCGAGGTGGGGGAGCTGGTCCGCGAGGCCGTCGCCCGCGTGACGGCCGCACCGGACCACACCGTGATCTCCGCGATGGTGCACGCCGAACTCGCCGAACCGCTGTCGGCCGAGGAGATCGCCACTCAGGTGCGTCTGATGATCTCAGGCGGCTTCAACGAGCCCTGGCACGCGCTGGCCACCCTGGTCTGGCAGCTGTGTGAACAGCCTCAGCTGCGCGACCGCGTGCTGGCCGACTCCGAGGCCCTCGACGCGGCCATCGAGGAGACGATGCGCTGGCTGACCCCCGTCGGAGCCTTTCCGCGCCAGCTCGCCGTCGACCACACGGTGGGGGACGTGACCTTGCGGGCCGGGGACAAGCTGCTCGCGCTCGCCGCGTCGGCCAACCGGGACGACCGGAAGTTCGCCGCACCCGACGCCTTCGACATCGACCGTCCCGAACTGTCGGACCACCTGGCCTTCTCGCTAGGCGCCCACTACTGCCTCGGCACCTATCTGGCACGGGAGCAGCTCCGCACCGCGGTGCCCGCACTGTTCAACTCGCTCACCGGGCTGCGCGTCACCAGCACTCCGAACCTCGTCGGCTGGATGTTCCGCGGACCGGAATCGGTCCTCATGCGTCACGACGCCCAGGGCGTGAAGGGAGCGGCACAGTGA
- a CDS encoding transposase, translating to MCFEDEAGFTRKPPRGRTWGRRGRTPVVTVSGRRSGRLSVAGLIAIRPGSRTRLCHRLRTHRAGGSARRSMGERDFIALIDGVHQLVKAPIVLVWDRLNTHVSHAMRELTAEREWLTVFLLPAYSPDLNPVEWVWAHVKRSLANLAVVALDRLEALVRNRLKRLQYRPDTLDGFIAGTGLTLNEPTSP from the coding sequence ATCTGCTTCGAGGACGAAGCAGGGTTCACCCGGAAGCCGCCACGGGGACGAACCTGGGGCCGGCGAGGGCGCACCCCGGTCGTGACCGTCAGCGGACGACGCTCGGGGCGTCTGTCGGTGGCCGGGCTGATCGCGATACGGCCGGGCTCGCGCACCCGGCTGTGCCACCGGCTGCGCACCCACCGAGCGGGCGGCAGCGCACGCCGCAGCATGGGCGAGCGGGACTTCATCGCACTCATCGACGGTGTCCACCAGCTCGTCAAGGCGCCGATCGTGCTGGTCTGGGACCGGCTCAACACCCACGTCTCCCACGCCATGCGCGAGCTGACCGCCGAGCGGGAGTGGCTGACGGTGTTCCTGCTGCCCGCCTACTCGCCGGACCTGAATCCCGTCGAGTGGGTGTGGGCGCACGTCAAGCGCAGTCTGGCCAACCTCGCCGTGGTCGCGCTCGACCGGCTCGAAGCCCTCGTACGAAACCGGCTCAAACGCCTCCAGTACCGGCCCGACACCCTCGACGGCTTCATAGCCGGCACCGGCCTGACCCTCAACGAACCCACGTCACCTTGA
- a CDS encoding nuclear transport factor 2 family protein gives MENLIDPETAERLAIRELLENWVLWRDAADRDRFREVWHPEGRMMATWFQGTGDEFIHVSREGFDRGVRILHFLGGTTVEIGGSRAVAQTKMTISQRGQVEGVECDVVCTGRFYDFLAKHDGRWTIVLRQPIYEKDRLDPVSMGTSPDLDPDLLAAFPEGYRHLAYLQSRMGYPVKPDMPGLTGPEVKALYARGTAWLDGSEPPLP, from the coding sequence GTGGAGAATCTGATCGATCCTGAGACGGCGGAGCGCCTGGCGATCCGCGAACTGCTCGAGAACTGGGTGCTGTGGCGGGACGCGGCCGACCGGGACCGCTTCCGCGAGGTGTGGCACCCTGAGGGCCGGATGATGGCCACCTGGTTCCAGGGCACCGGCGACGAGTTCATCCACGTCAGCCGCGAGGGCTTCGACCGAGGCGTGCGCATCCTGCACTTCCTCGGCGGCACCACCGTCGAAATCGGCGGCAGCCGGGCGGTGGCACAGACCAAGATGACCATCTCCCAGCGTGGCCAGGTCGAGGGTGTCGAGTGCGACGTGGTGTGCACCGGCCGCTTCTACGACTTCCTTGCAAAGCACGACGGACGATGGACCATCGTGCTGCGCCAGCCCATCTACGAGAAGGACCGGCTGGATCCCGTCAGTATGGGCACCAGCCCCGATCTCGACCCCGACCTGCTCGCCGCGTTCCCCGAGGGCTACCGGCACCTCGCCTACCTCCAGAGCAGGATGGGCTACCCGGTCAAGCCCGACATGCCCGGACTGACCGGACCCGAAGTCAAGGCACTGTACGCCCGAGGAACGGCCTGGCTCGACGGCTCGGAGCCCCCGCTTCCGTAG
- a CDS encoding S-(hydroxymethyl)mycothiol dehydrogenase encodes MSHEVRAVLARSKGAPVSVETVLVPDPGPGEALVRVQACGVCHTDLHYREGAIGDDFPYLLGHEAAGVVEAVGEVVTDVVPGDFVILNWRAVCGRCRACRRGRPWYCFDTHNARQKMTLKDGTELAPALGIGAFAEKTLVAAGQCTKVPQVRPEAAGLLGCGLMAGLGAALNTAPVSRGQSVAVIGCGGVGDAAIAGARLAGAARIIAVDIDDRKLALAETFGATHTVNSRDTDPVTAIRELTGGHGADVVIDAVGRPETYQQAFHARDLAGTVVLVGVPTPDMKLELPLLDVFGRGGALKSSWYGDCLPSRDFPMLVDLYRQGRLDLDAFVTETITLDEVEKAFEKMHSGEVLRSVVVL; translated from the coding sequence ATGTCTCATGAAGTCCGCGCTGTCCTGGCCCGGAGCAAAGGCGCCCCTGTCTCGGTGGAGACCGTCCTGGTGCCCGACCCCGGACCGGGGGAGGCCCTGGTGCGGGTGCAGGCCTGCGGGGTGTGCCACACCGACCTGCACTACCGGGAGGGCGCCATCGGGGACGACTTCCCCTACCTGCTCGGCCACGAGGCCGCGGGAGTCGTCGAAGCGGTCGGTGAAGTCGTCACCGACGTCGTCCCCGGTGATTTCGTCATCCTCAACTGGCGGGCGGTGTGCGGGCGATGCCGTGCCTGTCGGCGCGGCCGGCCCTGGTACTGCTTCGACACGCACAACGCACGGCAGAAGATGACGCTGAAGGACGGCACGGAGCTGGCCCCCGCCCTCGGTATCGGGGCCTTCGCGGAGAAGACCCTCGTGGCCGCCGGCCAGTGCACGAAAGTCCCCCAGGTCCGGCCCGAAGCGGCCGGCCTCCTCGGCTGCGGGCTCATGGCCGGACTGGGAGCCGCGCTCAACACCGCACCCGTCAGCAGGGGACAGAGCGTCGCGGTGATCGGCTGCGGCGGCGTCGGCGACGCGGCGATCGCCGGTGCCCGACTCGCCGGAGCGGCCAGGATCATCGCAGTGGACATCGACGACCGGAAGCTGGCCCTGGCTGAGACCTTCGGCGCCACACACACCGTCAACTCCCGCGACACCGACCCCGTGACGGCGATCCGCGAGCTCACTGGCGGGCACGGAGCGGACGTGGTGATCGATGCCGTCGGCCGTCCGGAGACGTACCAGCAGGCCTTCCACGCCCGAGACCTGGCCGGGACCGTCGTGCTGGTGGGGGTCCCGACGCCGGACATGAAGCTGGAGCTGCCGCTGCTGGACGTCTTCGGCCGCGGTGGGGCGCTGAAGTCCTCCTGGTACGGCGACTGCCTGCCCTCGAGGGACTTTCCGATGCTGGTCGACCTGTACCGCCAAGGGCGACTGGACCTGGACGCTTTCGTCACCGAAACGATCACCCTCGACGAGGTGGAGAAGGCCTTCGAGAAGATGCACTCAGGTGAGGTGCTGCGGTCCGTGGTGGTGCTCTGA
- a CDS encoding aldehyde dehydrogenase family protein, translated as MALTPFPRDGPVDRMPTATGRRPWRPALIHSKVDAPGYQPLNTHIFDEDGDHLDSDTAFAVKSSAVRTFISRTADGPRPSRRRPRPVVLGRVRPRPDTVAALATHHHQGAVAPMDTISTNRPQAVPPAAIASEPDDGTQRLLIGGQWRAAEGGRTTFTLSPITEEPLGPVAAASRADAAAAVEAARAAFDSWSHTSPAERRAILSRAADLLEERAPSIAATMTEENGAAASRGHFNVHVAVGIMREAAVQAYGLIGEVLPSDVPGLRATAVRQPVGVVVGIAPWNAPLILGVRAIAWALAYGNTVVLKGSEESPRTHGAIVAVLRDAGMPDGVVNLITNAPEDAAEIVEELVVHPSVGAVNFTGSTRVGRIIAQKAATHFKRTLLELGGKAPLIVLDDADLDAAVGAASFGAFMYQGQICMSTERIVVDRSVADAFTERLAARAKALVTGDPRNPDTQVGPVINRQSLGHLRALLDDAVQRGALIAAGGGFDGLVHQPTVVTGVTPEMRLYHEESFGPVVSVVVADGVDDAVRIANDTPYGLSSAVFGKDESRATSVAGRLHTGVVHVNGATVHDEVLMPFGGVGDSGWGRFGARAALHEFTDLRWVTVSQQPRHYPI; from the coding sequence TTGGCCCTGACCCCATTCCCGCGTGACGGGCCGGTCGACAGGATGCCGACCGCCACCGGGCGCCGGCCGTGGCGGCCTGCCCTGATCCACTCGAAGGTGGACGCCCCCGGATACCAGCCGCTGAACACGCACATCTTCGACGAGGACGGCGACCACCTCGACTCGGACACCGCCTTCGCGGTCAAGTCGTCCGCGGTCCGCACCTTCATCTCCCGCACGGCCGACGGCCCCCGGCCGTCCCGCCGGCGTCCGCGGCCCGTGGTTCTCGGTCGCGTACGACCTCGTCCCGACACCGTCGCGGCCCTCGCAACCCACCACCATCAAGGAGCAGTAGCGCCGATGGACACCATCAGCACCAACCGACCCCAAGCCGTCCCCCCGGCCGCGATCGCGTCGGAGCCGGACGACGGCACCCAACGGCTGCTCATCGGCGGCCAGTGGAGGGCGGCCGAGGGCGGCCGCACGACCTTCACCCTCAGCCCCATCACCGAGGAGCCGCTGGGACCCGTCGCGGCGGCGTCGCGGGCCGATGCCGCCGCAGCGGTGGAGGCGGCCCGCGCGGCGTTCGACAGCTGGTCGCACACATCTCCCGCAGAACGGCGAGCGATCCTCTCGCGCGCGGCAGACCTGCTGGAGGAACGTGCTCCCTCGATCGCCGCCACCATGACCGAGGAGAACGGCGCCGCAGCCTCCCGGGGCCACTTCAACGTCCACGTCGCCGTCGGAATCATGCGCGAGGCAGCCGTACAGGCCTACGGCCTGATCGGCGAGGTGCTGCCCTCCGACGTCCCCGGGCTGCGGGCCACGGCCGTGCGCCAGCCCGTGGGTGTGGTCGTGGGCATCGCGCCGTGGAACGCCCCGCTCATCCTCGGTGTCCGCGCCATCGCGTGGGCCCTGGCCTACGGCAACACCGTCGTCCTCAAGGGATCCGAGGAGTCGCCCCGTACACACGGCGCGATCGTCGCCGTCCTGCGCGACGCCGGCATGCCCGACGGCGTGGTGAACCTGATCACCAACGCGCCCGAGGACGCCGCCGAGATCGTCGAAGAGCTGGTCGTCCACCCGAGCGTCGGCGCCGTGAACTTCACCGGCTCCACCCGGGTCGGCCGGATCATCGCCCAGAAGGCGGCCACCCACTTCAAGCGGACACTGCTGGAACTGGGCGGCAAGGCGCCGCTGATCGTCCTCGACGACGCGGATCTCGACGCCGCCGTGGGCGCGGCATCCTTCGGCGCCTTCATGTACCAGGGCCAGATCTGCATGTCGACCGAGCGGATCGTCGTCGACCGGTCCGTGGCCGATGCCTTCACCGAGCGACTGGCCGCCCGTGCCAAGGCCCTGGTCACCGGCGACCCGAGGAACCCGGACACCCAGGTCGGCCCCGTCATCAACCGCCAGTCCCTCGGCCACCTGCGCGCCCTCCTGGACGACGCGGTTCAGCGCGGTGCGCTGATCGCCGCCGGTGGCGGCTTCGACGGCCTGGTCCACCAGCCCACCGTCGTCACCGGCGTCACCCCCGAGATGCGTCTGTACCACGAGGAGTCGTTCGGCCCCGTGGTGAGTGTGGTCGTCGCGGACGGCGTGGACGACGCCGTCCGCATCGCGAACGACACCCCCTACGGCCTGTCCAGCGCGGTGTTCGGCAAGGACGAATCCCGTGCCACGTCCGTGGCCGGAAGGCTGCACACCGGCGTCGTCCACGTCAACGGCGCCACCGTCCACGACGAGGTGCTGATGCCCTTCGGCGGCGTCGGCGACAGCGGCTGGGGCCGCTTCGGCGCACGCGCGGCATTGCACGAGTTCACCGATCTGCGCTGGGTCACCGTCTCCCAGCAGCCGCGCCACTACCCGATCTAG
- a CDS encoding ornithine cyclodeaminase family protein, with translation MAVYLTDDDVRSLLDWESALKALHEAYAAPVSEAHFPPRTMARGEEEWMRTLSGILPSSGVMGAKLIAVSNGKRRGAYLVALFDLETTELVALLDGRSITGFRTAATSALAVRFLAPRRPLSVAVIGSGFEATNHLRALAATRELTFVRVYSPSPASRARFAGSFTDLAAEVVPAEAPEDAVDGVDLVLCAARSRDETPTVRGRWLKPGTTVVSIGSTLPEQRELDPVAIDRADVVVCDLVDEVAHETGDFIAARAEGLEFTDKLVSLADVVSGRAPGRTRTDDIVLYKSVGSALQDLTVAALCARLAGERGAGVSLDARVSRAFQEH, from the coding sequence ATGGCCGTGTATCTCACCGACGACGACGTCCGTTCCCTGCTCGACTGGGAGTCCGCGCTGAAGGCTCTGCACGAGGCCTACGCCGCTCCGGTCTCCGAAGCACACTTTCCCCCGCGGACGATGGCCAGGGGCGAGGAGGAGTGGATGCGCACCCTCAGCGGGATACTGCCGAGCAGCGGTGTGATGGGAGCCAAGCTCATCGCCGTGTCGAACGGCAAGCGCAGGGGCGCCTACCTCGTGGCGCTGTTCGACCTCGAGACCACCGAGCTCGTCGCCCTGCTGGACGGCCGGTCGATCACGGGCTTCCGTACCGCGGCGACCTCGGCCCTCGCCGTCCGGTTCCTGGCACCGCGAAGGCCGCTCTCGGTCGCCGTCATCGGCTCGGGGTTCGAGGCGACGAATCACCTTCGGGCCCTGGCCGCGACGCGGGAGCTCACCTTCGTACGGGTCTACAGCCCGAGCCCGGCCAGCCGAGCCCGGTTCGCCGGGTCGTTCACCGACCTGGCGGCCGAGGTGGTCCCCGCCGAGGCGCCCGAGGACGCGGTCGACGGCGTGGATCTGGTGCTGTGCGCCGCCCGGTCCCGGGACGAGACGCCCACCGTTCGCGGCAGGTGGCTCAAGCCGGGTACGACAGTCGTGTCCATCGGGTCGACGCTGCCCGAGCAGCGTGAACTCGACCCTGTCGCCATCGACCGCGCGGATGTCGTGGTGTGCGACCTTGTCGACGAAGTCGCCCACGAGACCGGCGACTTCATCGCCGCACGGGCGGAGGGCCTGGAGTTCACCGACAAGCTCGTTTCTCTCGCCGACGTGGTCTCCGGTCGCGCACCGGGCCGGACCAGAACCGATGACATCGTGCTCTACAAGTCGGTCGGGTCCGCTCTGCAGGATCTGACCGTGGCGGCACTGTGCGCGCGTCTCGCGGGCGAACGGGGCGCTGGTGTGTCTCTGGACGCCCGAGTCAGCCGTGCCTTCCAAGAACACTGA
- a CDS encoding flavin reductase family protein, whose translation MSRALAPPSPGALRACMSRFTTGVTVVTYAGEDGPRGATMNSFTSVSADPALVLVSVARRARCHDQLIDSSFCVNILGAEQEPLARLFAGAQGATEPRWATAARVPRLTNPLAWVECEPWQAYDGGDHTLLVGRVTDLGHRDGDALTYAWSRFGTAAESTDGIEHLI comes from the coding sequence ATGTCCCGAGCCCTTGCCCCTCCCAGCCCCGGCGCCTTGCGCGCCTGCATGTCCCGGTTCACCACCGGCGTCACCGTCGTGACGTACGCGGGCGAGGATGGTCCCCGGGGCGCGACCATGAACTCCTTCACGTCCGTCTCCGCCGATCCCGCGCTGGTGCTCGTCAGCGTCGCCCGACGCGCCCGCTGCCACGACCAGCTGATCGACAGCTCCTTCTGCGTCAACATCCTCGGCGCCGAACAGGAGCCGCTGGCCCGGCTGTTCGCCGGGGCACAGGGCGCCACAGAGCCCCGCTGGGCGACCGCGGCCCGGGTGCCCCGCCTCACGAACCCCCTGGCATGGGTGGAGTGCGAGCCGTGGCAGGCGTACGACGGCGGAGACCACACCCTCCTCGTCGGCCGCGTCACCGACCTCGGCCACCGCGACGGCGACGCCCTCACTTACGCCTGGAGCCGCTTCGGCACCGCGGCCGAGTCCACCGACGGCAT
- a CDS encoding bifunctional 3-phenylpropionate/cinnamic acid dioxygenase ferredoxin subunit yields the protein MQLCPIADLTPGVVTRIVRPDVPVPLALVKVGERVFCIDDTCSHETASLSDGWLDGHEIECPLHESRFDLRTGRPDCPPARRPIRTHVVQVVDGMVCVDATSLAPTAETAR from the coding sequence ATACAGCTCTGTCCGATCGCGGATCTCACCCCCGGTGTGGTCACCCGGATCGTCAGGCCCGACGTGCCGGTTCCGCTGGCACTCGTCAAGGTCGGCGAACGTGTCTTCTGTATCGACGACACCTGCTCCCACGAGACCGCCTCGCTGTCCGACGGCTGGCTCGACGGCCATGAGATCGAATGCCCGCTGCACGAGTCACGTTTCGACCTGCGCACCGGCAGGCCCGACTGCCCGCCCGCGCGGCGGCCCATCCGTACCCACGTCGTGCAGGTCGTCGACGGCATGGTGTGCGTCGACGCAACGTCGTTGGCTCCGACCGCGGAGACCGCGCGATGA
- a CDS encoding MBL fold metallo-hydrolase, whose protein sequence is MAARVEHVVTTGEFTLDGGTWEVDNNVWIVGNDEEALVIDASHDADAIAAAVGERRLTAIVCTHAHNDHINAAPALAARTGAPILLHLDDRILWRNVHPDRSPDGYLSDRRRLTVAGTELIVLHTPGHSPGAICLYAPDLGTVFTGDTLFADGPGATGRSFSDFPTIIRSIRSELLPLPPDTRVLTGHGATTTIGAEAPQLEEWIVRGH, encoded by the coding sequence GTGGCCGCACGAGTCGAACACGTCGTCACCACCGGAGAGTTCACCCTCGACGGCGGTACGTGGGAAGTGGACAACAATGTCTGGATCGTCGGGAACGACGAGGAGGCCCTCGTCATCGACGCCTCTCACGACGCGGACGCGATCGCCGCAGCCGTCGGGGAGCGTCGACTGACCGCGATCGTGTGCACGCATGCGCACAACGACCACATCAATGCCGCCCCGGCGCTCGCCGCCCGCACCGGTGCACCGATCCTTCTGCACCTGGACGACCGCATCCTGTGGCGGAACGTCCACCCGGACAGATCCCCGGACGGTTACCTTTCCGACCGGCGTCGGCTCACAGTCGCCGGTACGGAACTCATCGTGCTGCACACGCCCGGCCACAGCCCTGGGGCCATCTGTCTGTACGCGCCGGACCTCGGCACCGTCTTCACCGGCGACACGCTCTTCGCCGACGGCCCGGGGGCCACCGGGCGGTCGTTCTCGGACTTCCCCACCATCATCCGTTCGATCCGCAGCGAACTCCTGCCCCTGCCGCCGGACACCCGGGTGCTCACCGGGCACGGAGCGACCACGACCATCGGGGCCGAGGCTCCGCAGCTGGAGGAGTGGATCGTCCGCGGCCACTGA
- a CDS encoding LysR family transcriptional regulator, which yields MTLSLRQLRFFVAAAEAGTIAGAAAREHISQSTIALAVSELERTLGVQLFMRRQAKGLTITQAGLAVLADARPLLAHADELVSSARNLGGELSGNLTVGCYTTLAPFLMPGVLEGFATEHPTVRLSFAEGTQVELQEKLLDGSCEMALLYDLDLQPGIQQETLYITRPHLLLPRAHPLAGQAPVSLHDLADEPMVMLDNPPSRHYFTELLASLGIRPVIRHTTSSFETVRSLVARGLGYSLLIQRPASGISHEGVPLAECEIREEVPDMPVLLAWPARANLTRRAKAFADFCRRALADGPVRPAVGDHT from the coding sequence ATGACGCTCTCACTGCGCCAGCTCCGGTTCTTCGTGGCGGCGGCCGAGGCCGGAACCATTGCGGGCGCCGCGGCACGCGAGCACATCTCCCAGTCGACGATCGCCCTGGCCGTCAGCGAGCTCGAGCGCACCCTCGGCGTCCAGCTGTTCATGCGCCGCCAGGCCAAAGGGCTGACGATCACTCAGGCCGGCCTGGCCGTGCTCGCCGACGCGCGCCCGCTGCTAGCCCACGCGGACGAACTGGTCTCCAGTGCACGCAACCTGGGCGGGGAGCTCTCCGGAAACCTGACGGTCGGCTGCTACACGACCCTGGCCCCGTTCCTGATGCCCGGCGTCCTGGAGGGCTTCGCCACCGAGCATCCGACGGTGCGGCTGAGCTTCGCGGAGGGCACTCAGGTGGAACTGCAGGAGAAACTTCTCGACGGCAGCTGCGAGATGGCCCTGCTGTACGACCTCGACCTGCAGCCGGGCATCCAGCAGGAGACGCTGTACATCACCAGGCCGCATCTGCTCCTGCCCCGCGCGCACCCACTGGCCGGACAGGCGCCGGTGAGCCTGCACGACCTCGCGGACGAACCGATGGTCATGCTCGACAACCCGCCGAGTCGGCACTACTTCACGGAGTTGCTCGCTTCACTCGGCATACGACCGGTGATCCGGCACACGACCAGCAGCTTCGAGACGGTGCGGTCCCTGGTGGCCCGGGGCCTCGGCTACTCACTTCTGATCCAGCGGCCCGCCTCCGGCATCAGCCACGAGGGCGTACCGCTGGCCGAGTGCGAGATCCGGGAGGAGGTGCCGGACATGCCCGTGCTGCTCGCCTGGCCCGCCCGCGCCAACCTCACCAGACGAGCCAAGGCGTTCGCCGACTTCTGCCGCCGGGCCCTTGCGGACGGACCGGTGCGGCCGGCGGTCGGGGATCACACATGA